Proteins from a single region of Bdellovibrio bacteriovorus HD100:
- a CDS encoding type 1 glutamine amidotransferase family protein — MAANDKNILIYLPDEYADWEGAYLMSELSQNKIPFTVVSETKNTITSIGSLKVQPQAAVSDYTADQVSALILIGGENWPNMDRNKDVRALAAQVLKQNSVLAAICGATFALAQEGLLKDRKHTSNDLNMLKAFVPTYTEDANYQNQLAVTDGNLITASGAGPVDFTLELLRALDVYTEEKRQHWYNLFKHGTPPPAEFWS, encoded by the coding sequence ATGGCTGCTAACGACAAAAACATTTTGATCTATCTGCCGGATGAATACGCGGACTGGGAAGGCGCTTACCTGATGAGCGAACTTTCCCAGAACAAGATTCCTTTTACCGTTGTGTCCGAAACGAAGAACACCATCACCTCCATCGGAAGCCTGAAAGTGCAGCCTCAGGCGGCTGTCTCAGACTATACCGCAGATCAGGTGTCAGCTTTGATTCTGATCGGCGGGGAAAACTGGCCGAATATGGATCGCAATAAAGACGTGCGCGCACTGGCAGCACAGGTTTTGAAGCAAAACTCTGTGTTGGCGGCGATCTGTGGGGCGACCTTTGCGCTGGCGCAAGAAGGTTTACTGAAAGACCGCAAACACACCAGCAATGATCTGAACATGCTAAAGGCCTTCGTGCCAACCTATACTGAAGACGCCAATTATCAGAACCAGCTTGCCGTCACGGATGGAAATCTGATCACGGCTTCTGGTGCCGGTCCGGTGGATTTCACTCTGGAGCTTTTGCGCGCTTTGGATGTTTACACCGAAGAAAAGCGTCAACACTGGTATAACCTGTTCAAACACGGAACTCCGCCACCGGCAGAGTTCTGGTCGTAG
- a CDS encoding FMN-binding negative transcriptional regulator — MQLYNPQKYKSADLIEAYELMDYFPFATVISVADGAPFVSHLPLTPKKVDGRIELIGHMAKANPQWRQFTDCDVTAIFHGPHTYITPVWYAKDDVPTWNYSVVHVKGKVELLYGEDLIECLKDLSAQSERHWPSGWQFSIPEDLQGESLERHIVGFKIQITDISYKKKLSQNRRPEDRAGVLKGLAGRPDEASQQVLGAMEKMYSADGKLKGSHD; from the coding sequence ATGCAATTGTACAATCCACAGAAGTACAAATCCGCTGATCTTATTGAAGCCTATGAGCTGATGGACTATTTTCCGTTTGCGACCGTCATTTCGGTTGCTGATGGAGCGCCCTTTGTTTCCCATCTTCCCTTGACGCCAAAGAAAGTCGACGGCCGGATTGAGCTGATCGGCCATATGGCCAAGGCCAATCCTCAGTGGAGGCAGTTTACTGACTGTGATGTCACCGCGATCTTTCACGGGCCACACACTTATATCACTCCGGTTTGGTATGCGAAGGATGATGTGCCGACCTGGAACTATTCTGTGGTTCATGTAAAAGGCAAAGTGGAACTTCTATACGGTGAAGATCTGATCGAATGTTTAAAAGATCTTTCCGCGCAGTCCGAGCGCCATTGGCCCAGTGGTTGGCAGTTTTCAATCCCCGAGGACCTTCAGGGTGAAAGCCTAGAAAGACACATCGTTGGATTCAAGATACAAATCACTGATATCAGTTATAAAAAGAAGCTCAGTCAGAATCGCAGGCCCGAAGACCGTGCAGGGGTTCTGAAAGGACTGGCAGGTCGTCCGGATGAAGCCAGTCAGCAGGTGCTGGGCGCCATGGAAAAGATGTATTCTGCTGACGGAAAACT